Below is a window of Desmonostoc muscorum LEGE 12446 DNA.
CGGTGTAATCTACCATTGTGTCACCAGTCCGCAGCAAGGTAATGGCACCAATGGCGAGGGTAACCCAACCGCCTAATCTAAACAACTGACTGCGCCTGTCTTTACTTACCAAAGAGGTGGAGACGCCTACACCTAACATAATGGGTAGGGTTCCCAAGCCAAAAGCCAACATCGTTGCCCCACCCATCCATAAATTGGCAGTTTCAGCGGCTTTAATTTGGGCAGCATACAAGAAACCGCAGGGCATCAAACCCCAAGTCATTCCCAAAAGCAACGGCGTCCACCATTTGGTTTTTAAGGAAAGTTTGACCATTCCTGTGCTGAGGCGATCGTGTAAACTGCCTTTTAATAAAGGATGTAGCACGGGAATGGGCGGCAGCAAATCTGGTTTTATTTGTCTTAAGCCAAACCAGATCAGCATCACACCAGTTATAATTGCCATCCAACGCCGGAAGTCGCTACCAACACCCGCTAGTTGTCCACCTTGGAGCAATACCGAACCCAGTGCCCCAATGCCAGCACCGACTAGAGCATAGCTCAACATCCGCCCCAGATTTAGCAAGATATGAAATTTTAATTGCTGTTGCCAAGTGTCGCGCTTTTCTAAGGTTGATGTCCGTCCACGGGAAGCTGTGTGTGGAATTTTTGGCTGGTGAGACAGGGAAAACGCCACTGTTAGGGGACCACACATTCCAAAGCAATGCCCAAAACTACCCAGGAACCCCAGGATTGCGATCGGCAATAAATCTACCATAAGAAAAGTCCTGAGTTCTGAGTCATGAGTCTTGAGTATCAAAATAAGGATTTTTGAAGAATTAAGAAGAAATTGTTTTCTCTTCTTCTTTGCTCAGTACTCAGTACTCAGCACTCCTCTAGTGCGGGACTGTAAGTCAAGTTGCGCTCTTTGTCAAAAGACAAGTTGTCAAACTTGATATAGCGGTTCCCATTCAGATGCGGTACAGAATTATATCGCCAGGTGTAGAGGCACGGCAGTGCCGTGCCCCTACAGGTCTACTCGTAGGAAACAAAAAAGTCATGAAGACCTATAAAGTCAAAATTAAAATTTAAATTTTTGACTTGTTTTAAATGTTATTGCCAACAAAAATAACTTATTTTACGAAGTAGAAAAAAATGAGCTATGTCTGTGCAAATCATCCACTCATCGTTACAGGAAAAAACAGCTGCATGGAGAGAAAGATAATGTTCGCCTAATTTGATAAACTTGACGCGTTTAACGGTAGTAAAACTGTGAATCTTGTCCAACCTTGAATACTCTTAACTTCTATCGTGCCTTGGAGATATTCTACGAGCTTCTTAACTAACGCCAAGCCCAATCCTGTCCCGCCATTTTTCCAGAAATCGTTGTCAGTAATTCGGTAAAAAGGCTCAAATGTTTGAGATTGCTCGATTTGAGGAATTATGACGCCAGAATTGCTAATCGTAATTTTAATTAAGGGCACTTGAGAAGTAGTTATCCCATCGGATTGAGCATCTTCATTAATTAAACTTTTTCTCGTGTAGATGACCTGGACAGCTAATTTAATTTCCTCGTCAGGATAAAACCAAGTTCGGGAGTAGCTCAGCTGCTTTCTCAATTGCTGTTTCTGCGGAGTCGGCAATATCTAGAATAGTGTATCCCAGTGATTCTAAAATTTCTTGTAAATTCATAGCCAGGATATACTCATCCTCAACAATGAGAATCCGAACTGTCTGTGTTGTCTGTATGTTTGATAAAATGCTGGTCACGTTTGTATCTTGCTTTTTCTAAAAAAATTTTTGAGGCATTTATTAACTAATGAAATGCTATGAGTTCATCTTTTGCTATTGTGGCAAAAGTGGCAAACTATGGTGATTTTATCTAAAATATTCTTTAAACCGAAGATGAATCTTATTTTTTAGATATCCCTGAATTCTGTTGCCTGCTGATAGACAATATCGAGCTTTCGATCTAGCTGGTTGCTTCACTAAGCTTTATACAAGAAAAATTCAGTAAGTTTTGTTTTTTGGTATCAAAGTCTATAAGTACTTAATTAGTATTATTTCAATCAATCTAACCTAACGTGGTCACAGTTTGGGAAGAGAACATGCCTTCTTGATGCACTCTTTAATTGAGTTGCTATTTGTTTGAGCAAATTTTTAATTTACTACAACTCGGATGAGCCAAGGATAAATCACATGAAAAAATGGATGTGGCTAATGGTGTTAGTGCTGATGACAGTTGCGGTGGTGGGTAGCAGAGGTAGCACGTTTTTTGGACAGCCTCCCTCATCAGAAATTGTTCAGAGTATGAGAGTGGAAACACCCGAACCACAGCCAGAGTCTAAGGAAGTTGACAGTACCCTACAAGTTTCTACCCAGAGGCTGTTAGCCCATATCGAAAAGTTGAATTTTCAGCGCTACACAACAACAGAGCGATCGCGTACTCGCACTTATATCACAACTGAACTGAAAAAATTCGGCTGGAAACCTAAATTAGAAAAGTTCTCCGACGGTGTGAATATTTTTGCCGAACGTGTAGGAACGAGCATTGCCGCTAAAGCAATTCTCGTAGGAGCGCATTACGATACTGTCGCCTCTTCTCCAGGTGCCGATGATAATGCCAGCGGTATCGCCGTAATGTTGGAAGTTGCGCGGTTGCTTGGTTCCCGCCCCACACCACGGACGTTACAGCTAGCTTTTTTTGACCAGGAAGAAGTAGGACTTTTAGGTAGTCAGGCTTTTGTGAGCAAGACAGCACGCTTGCAAAATTTGGGCGGGGCGATCGTCATGGATATGGTAGGTTATGCATGTTACACTGCTGGGTGTCAAAAATATCCTGCGGGATTGCCGATTAGCCCACCTAGCGACAAGGGCGATTTTTTGGTGGTAGTGGGTGATACAGAACATTTACCTTTACTGAATGCGTTTCAAAATTCCCAGAACATCTCTCCAACTGCTCTGGGTAAACAGGAATCAAATTTGCCAGCAGTCCTGACACTACCAATTCCCTTGAAAGGTTTACTGACGCCAGATACCTTACGCAGTGACCATGCACCGTTTTGGTATCAGGGAGTAGGTGCTGTACTGGTGACAGATACAGCAAATTTACGTACTCCTCATTACCATCAACCTAGCGATGTTCCAGCGACTATCGAGCGTTCTTTTTTTACAGGAGCAGCACAAATTGTGGTCAATACTACCACTGCTTTATTACAAAAGAACGAAGTTTTACAAACTCAACCAGCAAGCTAATTGATAATTCCTAATTACTGGACTTATAGGCATAGAAACATTATTTATTACAGTAGCTTTTATGGATTAAAATTACATATTTTAGTAAAAAATATTACTTATTCTCCATAATTTTGTTGATGAAAAGTTAATGTCCAATTATTTTTATCATTGATCTGAAAATACGAACCTTGAAGAATAACCCTTAGAGCCGTTCGAGTTCTAATAAACTTCCTCATTAGATAAGTTCCTGGCTGAGCAAACATATCATCATATTTTCTGTTATAACCAATTTGTTTTAAACAGTAACTCCCAGCACCTTTCACAGTTAATACATAGAAGGGAGCTTGTTTGTATTCCTCAGGAATTATAAATATTCCGTATGATTTATGTTCACCAAGCCAGGGCTGAAGAACAACTTTAGTAGCTTTTACTTGGAATTTTGTAGTTTTTGATGCCAAAAAATCCTCGTAATTGCAAACAGAATCATTCACAGGCCACCATAGTGTAATAATACTCATTGACAGCAGGAAAATAAAAATATAAATGAGTCGGCAACGCATAAGATTAGGAAAAATTGTTGGTCATATGGCGCAATTTAACGAGTAATGGTAGTGCAGTAACAGTAATAAGACTATGCATCTGCAACAGTTTATTCATTGGTCATTGGTCATTAGCAAAGCACTAATAACTAATGACTAATAACAAAGGAGATTTGTTACAGTATTAAACTTAGTTGAGAAACAATAGGTTTTTTGTGGCTATTAACACCGATTCTTGCTCAAATTCATAGATGTAATCAATTGTACAATTGGTTATAATTCTGATGTTTTTGTTCAGATGCGATCGCACCTACATATACATTTGCCACTTGAGAGCGATCGCTATCAAGTTCAGGAAAAACTCTGCTTCTATTTATCGCCAGGAATCTGGGTACTCAAATACACAAATATCCGCTATATTCACGTAAGTATGAATTGGTGAAAATTGTTATGGCTAGAAGTTGGGAAAGTCTGAAAAAAGTTGGCGGTTTCTTGTGCGCCATTGCACTGACACAATTTGGTACAAATACTTGTGCAAAAGCAGCTGAAACAGTTGTTGTCCGTTTTGGTCTATTTACAGAATCCATCTCCCTGGCTGATTTGCAAAAGGCTGCAAAAACTGGTGAATTCCCTGGGAGTTTGCAGCCTTACACTAAAAGATTATCCCAAGAACAACGCCAGTTCTTTTTGGGGGCGTTAAACATGAATCTACCGTTAAATGTTGTCACCGTTAATGGATTAGTTAATACGCAAATTGGTACAAGTATTCTCAATGACCTCGCTACGGCTTTAGCTCGAAAGGACACAGCTGGAGTACAAGCACTCAGGGCAGGATTGATATTAGGCTCTACTGCACCGCAGGGTCTTTCTATACTTAGTTTTATCGCCGCATATCCGAGTAAACGCTTAGAAATTGATGTACCGCAAGCTTTTAAGGTTGCAGGGAGTTTAAATACTGCTTTTTGGCGCACCCAACAGTTTATGTTGGCAATTGCACCTCAACTTGACCTCTTGACACCACAGCCCGGAACACCCCAGATTGCTTTTCCTTCTGACCCCTCCCAACCAGGAACGGCTCAAGTAGAAATACTCAAATTAGACTTGAATGACCAAAAGCACAATCGCAAAATTCCAGTTGATGTTTACTGGTCAGTTGCTGTAACTTCTGACAAACCTGTAATTGTCTTTTCTCATGGCTTCGGGTCAGTCCGCACTGACTTGCGTTATCTTGCAGAACATCTAGCATCCCACGGTTATGTAGTAGCAGCTTTAGAACATCCTGGTAGTAATGCGACGAATGTTGATTCAGCACTACAAGGGAAAAACAGAGTTGTCAAGCCTGAGGAGTTTCTGCGTCGCCCTCAAGATATTAGTTTTGTTCTCGACGAATTAGAAAAGCTCAACCAAACAGCTAATAACCCCCTTGCTGGCAAACTTGCAACCACCAAGGCGATGGTTGTTGGCTATTCTTTTGGTGGTGGTACAGCTTTAGCAATTGCTGGTGGCGAGTTACAACTAGAACGTCTCAAACAGCGCTGTAAAAAGAACTTGGCTATCTTGAGTTTGGGAGAAGCTATGCAGTGCATTGCTCAAGAACTGCCAGAAAATAGCTATCAATTGCAGGATACTAGGATCAAAGGAGCGATCGCTCTCAATCCTACAACTTCTCTGATGTTTGGCGAAACTGGGTTAAGCAAGGTGAAAGTTCCTACCCTGATATTGGCAGGTTCGGCAGATAAAACCACCCCAGCTTTAACCGAACAAGTTGTAGGATTTGACAAAATTCCATCGCCCAAATGGTTAGTTGGTGTAGTTGGAGGTACTCATCTGAGTGTCAAAGACCCCAGTACCACTATGGATCAAATCGGAAAACCAAATACCCCTATTAGTGGCGGTGAAGTTGTCGGCGAACAAGCCGCTGATGTTCGTAAGTTAGTTAAAGCTTTAGCTTTGTCATTTGCAGCACAACTGACCCCAGAAGCTAAAAACTACGCTGTATTTCTAACATCAGATTATGCAAACTTTACATCTACTCCGGCATTTCCATTTCGCCTAATTACCCAGATTCCTCCTAATGCTATGGCAGTGGTAAAAAAATTTGTTGAGAAATAATTAGCCCTTTCAACTTTGGGTAAAATGTTGCTCAATATAGCATTTATTGCTTTCGTGAGGTACAAATTAGGGTAACACAGCTAGCTGTTCTACCCTACAAATTTGTGTACCTCATGTAATTGGGAAGCGCTATAAATTATACCAATTCAAATAATGTTTGCGACACATTGATTGTTCGTAAGGGCACAACATTGTTGTGCCCCTACCCATCTGTCACATTCTTTTTTCAAACTGGTATCACTGTTTAATCTCTTTTAGCTAATGTCTATCTAAGTTGCACATTGTCTTTTCTATTACCCATTGCCTATTGCCTGGGTCTACGAGTGACTTCACTAATAAAATCAAAGTGCTAATATAACTGGATCTTATTGAACTAATAAACCTCGTGACAGAGAAAAAATTTCAATTCTTAACTTCTTGTTTTCGCCAGAGGTTAATAGCATCATGGTTGGTTGTTTAATAGTAGACAATCACACTTTATAGATTTACTTTGCATTAATTTTTTTCAATCTCTGCTTCAACATAGATAAATCAAATCAATAGTTGTACTATATCATATTTAATATGGCAGTATATATACTTAAATGAAGCTTCTGTCAAGTTCGGATAGTAGCTCATTATTCAAAACCCGGACACCCTTACATAACGACATCAGTGGTAATGATGAGTCTTAAGAATCTGATGTTATCTGTGCTTTCAAGAATATTTAAATCTTTATTTTGATACTTCATTCATCAAAGTAATAATACTTATGTTTGAGACTACATACTATCAGTATTTTCAAATCTATACTAAATTTTTACAATAAAACTAAACATTAAGACATTAACTTTATATTATCTTTGTTAAAAATATTATGAACTTATTAGTGCAAAAAAACAGGAGGATCGGGTAAAGGTTACACATATTCTAACAACAATCCTACAAACAATAGCCGAAAGTGCAACCTAATCGAGGCTGATTTGTTGAATAAAAACTAATTTTAGGGTTCAGACAGCATCTTCACAAGTGTGAATTAAAAATTCAATAATTACTAAACTTAACTTAAGCTAATGCAACTGTATACACCCCTTGAAATTGAACAACTTCAGGAAGACGAAGACCTTCCCCACTTCATTGAAATTGTGGAGTGGACTAAAAATTTTTTGGGAAGACCTCACCCTCATTTAGGAAGACCGGGTGCAGTTTGCCCTTTTGTCCCTCATTCTCTCAGAACAAACAGTATTCGTCTGGCAGTTATTCATACAAAAGACTTGTATCCAGAACAAATAGAAAATATTGTCAAACGCTACCGAGATATCTTCCTGGAGATAGATGTTAAAGAGCAGGAATTAACAATTAGTAAAGCTTTTTTACTTATCTTTCCTGATATCCATATAGACGAAGCTCCTCAATTGATAGACAGTGTTCAACAAAAACTGAAACCTTTGTTTGTTGAATCAGGACTGATGATTGGAGAATTTCATAAACGTAATGAAAGTTCTGGTTTACACAACCCAAACTTCCGTCCACTTCGTAGCCCTATTCCTTTGTTAGCTATCCGGTTTATGGTTGAAGCAGACCTGCCTTTTCTTCAAAGTCCGGCTGACCCACACTTACGTATTAGGTATCTGGAAGCTTATTTAAAGCGTTTTGGCCATAAATTTACAGATGAGACAAGGTTTAAAGCTGCTTATCAAGCATTAGCTTTAGCCAAAGAAGAAGTAGAAGCGGAGAATTTAGTGACTTATTAAATGAGCGAACATTTATTAACGTTTCAATCAGTTATAAGTTATCAATTAGCACTATTTACTGATAACTGATAATTGATATAAGATTCGTATTTAATGTTCGCAAAAGCAACTGATTTTTTTGGCTATCTTGTCTCCTGCTAAGAGTTCTGTGTTTTGTGTTCTCTGTTTTTATTCTCAAGATTTGTCAACGATTCCAATGCGCCACTTCTAGCATTGCCCAATTGTGACTTCTGAATTTTTGATTTAGGCAACTCGACGACCTTGAGAGATAGTTGAAGTCAAGCGTGGGACTACACCATCGTTATGAATAGTGATAAAATCAGCTCGTTTACCCAGTTCAAGACTACCGCGATCGCCAAATAGATGAATAGCTTTCGCTGGATTACTGGTGAATACTCGCATAGCTTCATAAATCGGCTTACCAGTTTTGTCAGCCACGAGAAAGATGGCTTGCAGCAGGCTTTGGGGAACGTAGTCAGAAGAAATAACATCCACTAAATTTTGCAAAACCAATTCCATCGCCGAAACATTACCAGAGTGAGAACCGCCCAAAACTAAATTAGGCGCACCCATCAAAACTTGCAGTCCCAAGCTGTGGGCTGTTTTTGCCGCTTCTAAGGTAGTAGGAAACTCGGCTAAGACTACCCCATCTTGTACTGCTTCCTGGACATGTTCCACTGTTGCATCATCATGACTGGCTAGGGAAATACCTTTGGTTTTGGTCATTTCCACCAAAGCTTTACGGTTTTTTTGTGCATATATTTGTTGTTGTTGCTGACGAATGACGATGAAATCATCAATTTCCTGTGGTGTCGCCCCGTGTTTACCGATGTAATATTGTTTAAACTTGTCTAAACGGATAAACTGCCGCTGCCCAGGGGTATGATCCATCAGAGAAATCATCGATAACAGCGGATTGTCTGCGTATTCTGCGGTAATTTCATAAACCTTGTCGTATGCGAGTTCACAACGTAGGTGAATTCGGTGTTCCACACAGAAGCGTCCGGCTTTTTGCCCGCGAGAGATAACATCAATCATTGGGGCAAAGTTAGTTAAACGTGGAGAACCAACAGCTATATCCCCAATGGCGATCGCATCACATACAGTTGTCACCCCAGCACTAGCTAAATCTCGATCGTGATAAACTGCTGCTGCTTCCAAAGGCCAGCGAATTCCTGGGCGGGGAGACACACAGCGTTCCAAGTTGTCGGTGTGCAGTTCAATCAACCCAGGCATGAGATAATCTCCTTGACCATTCAACCCATGAGTCACAACTTCCGGCTGAATGTCAGCAATCAATCCATCTCGCACTACAAGCGTACCCAGCACTTCCTCATGGGGAAGTTGGAGGCGATAATTTGTGTATACTTGCTCATTCATAGCAATTTTGGATTTTAGATTTTGGATTTTGGATTGGGAATAGGGCATTGGGTTCTCACCGAAGAAGCGGAGGGGCAGGGGGCTCTTAGCTGGGGGAGCAAGCCCTGCCCTGGAGCCGTGGAGCGGAGCGGAACATGGGTATGAAGCCCCGCCCTTCTAGGGCGCTCTTACGCAAACCGAGAGTACAAGCTCCGTCTCAGTTTTCCCCCTTGCTCCCTGCCCCCTGCTCCCCTGCCTCTTTTGACACGGTAAGCCCAAGCTACGATTATTCAGAATTCGGAATTTGCAAGTCCCTTATCCTTGTCAAAATTTAATTGGCGGTTACAGAGTTGCATTTGCACTTCTTGATCGTGAAAAATTCCAACTAAAGCACAGCCGGCTGCTTTGTGTTCTGCGAGAAGTTCCATTACTACTTGGCGATTGGTAGTATCGAGGGCTGATGTAGGTTCATCCAGTAGCAAAATCGGATAGTTAACACAGAGGGCACGGGCGATATTCACCCGTTGCTTTTCGCCTCCAGAAAAGGTGGTGGGAGACAGTTTCCATAAACGTTCTGGCAGGTTGAGACGATGAAATAATTCTTTTACTTTGTCAAAAGCAACTTCTGTTTTCACCCCTAATTCCAACAGCGGTTCTGCGGCAACTTCTAGGGCGGGAACTCTGGGAATCACTCGTAAAAACTGGCTGACATATCCTATAGTTTGTTGACGGACTGCTAAAAGTTCATGGGGGAGAAGTTGACACAAATCAACCCAATTTCCACCATGCTTTACCCAAATTGAACCGCTATCAGCGCGATAGTTGCCATATAAACAGCGCATCAAAGTAGACTTACCGGAACCAGAAGACCCAGACAAAGCTACACATTCCCCAGTATTTACACTCAGGGATAATCCTTCTAAAACTGATAAGCGAACACTTCCCTGCTGATGCAAAGTAAAACCTTTTCGCAAATGTTCAACTTGCAGCACGGTGTTGGGGGAAATGTTAGCGGGTGGATGATGATTAACAGTTAGTGATTGCATAGCTCCTGCGGATTGGGGACTGGAGACACGGGGACATAGGGACACGGGCAATTGATCGCAAACACTCCTCTTTCCGCATCCTACCCAGGCTATATCTGACTTTCTTAATTACGAATTACGAATTACGAATTACGAATTAGTATTATGGCGTTAAGGCGGCGCTGACTAATAGTTGCGTGTAAGGATGCTGGGGATCGTCGAGTACTTGGTCAGTTAAACCTGACTCCACTACTTGGCCTTGTTGCATTACTAGCAAGCGATGGGCTAGCAGCCTGACAACGCCTATATCGTGTGTCACCACAATGACGCTGAGGTGAAAATTCCGGACTAGCGATCGCAATAAATCTAATAACCGCGCTTGCACTGATACATCAAGTCCTCCAGTGGGTTCATCCATTAATATCAGCCGGGGGCGTGTCACTAATACACGAGCTAGTTGTAATCTTTGCTGCATCCCTCCAGAAAAAGTTACTGGCAAATCATCCATCCGCGCGGGATCAATTTCCACTTGTCGCAACCAGTGAGCAGCTTCATCCCGAATATTGCCGTAGTGTCGCACCCCAACATCTAGAAGCCTTTCACCAATATTCGCCCCTGCACTAACTTTCATACGCAAACCATCACGGGGATTTTGCTGGACAAAGCCCCACTCAGTCCGCATTAATCGGCGGCGTTGAGATTCAGGAATTTGGGTAATCTCTAAGTCTTCTTGGCTACGATTTGTATAAGTAACATTACCTTGGTCAATGGGGAAGTGATTGGCGATCGCACCGAGCAAACTAGACTTACCCGATCCCGATTCGCCGACGATACCCAGAACTTGACCAGGATATAAGTCAAAGGAAATGCGATCGCACGCCTTAATTGCACCGTAAGATTTACTCAATTGGTGAACTTGTAAAAGAGGTTTCATAATTTAGGGAATTGGGCATTGGGCATTGGGCATGGGGAATAGAAAATGAGTCTTTGATACTCGACGATGAGTCTTTGATACTCGCCGACGAGTCTTTGATACTCGTGAATGAGTCTTTGATACTCGCCGACGACTCTTTGATACTCGTGAATGAGTCTTTGATACTCGCCGACGAGTCTTTAATACTCGTGAATGAGTCTTTGATACTCGCCGACGAGTCTTTGATGCTCGTGAATGAGTCTTTGATACTCGCCGACGAGTCTTTGAACTTCACTTGTCTGCTCCTCATCCCCCTCATCCCCCTCATCTCCCTCATCTCCCTCATCCCCCTCATCCCCCTTCCCTCCCACGACAGTAGTCTGTATCCGAGCAAATCCACATCCTGCCACCTTGGTCATCAATTACTACTTCATCTAAATAACTTTTCGTAGAACCACATAGTTCACAAGCTTTATCCCAACGTTCGACGGTGAAGGGATGATCTTCAAAGTCGAGGCTTTTGACTTTGGTATAAGGCGGAATTGCATATATCCGCTTTTCTCTTCCAGCGCCAAATAACTGGAGTGCAGGATTCATCTGCATTTTGGGATTATCGAAGCGGGGGATTGGGCTAGGACTCATCAAATAGCGGTCATGCACCATCACCGGGTAGTCGTAGGATGTGGCAATGTGTCCGTGTTTGGTGATATCTTCGTAAAGCTTGACGTACATGGAGCCGTACTCTTCAAGGGCGTGCATTTTGCCAGTTTCAACAGATGAAGGTTCTAGCCAGCGCAAAGGTTCAGGAATTGGTACTTGGTAAACCAAAATCTGTCCTTCCCGCAATGGTGTTTCGGGTATGCGGTGGCGTGTCTGGATTAGGGTTGCTGCTTGAGTTTGTTCTGTTGTTTGCACACCGCATACTTTTTTGAAGAAGCGGCGAATATTAACTGCGTTGGTTGTATCGTCTGCTCCTTGGTCAATAACTTTTAGCACATCGGTTTGACCAATGACGGCAGCTGTTACCTGAATTCCGCCAGTTCCCCAACCATAAGACATGGGCATTTCTCTAGAAGAAAAGGGAATTTGATGTCCTGGAATAGCAACGGCTTTGAGTAGGGCGCGGCGAATTGAGCGCTTGGTTTGCTCATCTAGGTAGGCGAAGTTGAAGTTTGTTTCGGGGGATTGGGGATTGGGGACTGGGGATTGGGGACTGGGGACTGGGGACTGGGGACTGGGGACTGGGGATTGGGGACTGGGGACTGGGGACTGGGGACTGGGGATTGGGGATTGGGGACTGGGGACTGGGGATTGGGGATTGGGGACTGGGGATTGGGGACTGGGGACTGGGGACTGGGGAAGAGGAATGTTTTCCATCGTCAATTTTTGCTGTTTATTGGCGAACGCAAAGAGGCAGTGACTATTTAATTGGATATCTGGCGACTTCTTGTCCTGTGATGTAGACAGATGCGATCGCAGTAGGTAGAGAATTATTGGGAGATACCAGCAAGAAATCTGCATCCAACCCAGGGAGGATTTTTCCTTTGCGATCGCTAATTCCCGCTGCTGCTGCTGGACGACTAGAAACCAGTGTCCATGCTTGCTCAAAACTCATCAAGCCTAATTCAGCTAGCTTAAAGGGTGCATGAAATAAGGAAGGATAATGGTAATCTGAGCAAAGGCAATCCAAAACATCATTTTCAGCTGCCTCTGCAACACTCATGTAGCCGACATGGGAACCGCCACGCACCAAGTTAGGCGCACCCATGAGGACTGCTGCACCGTAAGCGCGAGATTGGGCAGCTAAAGCAATACTCCCAGGAAATTCGGCGATCGCCACCTGACGGCGTTGACTTTCTGCCACCTTTTCTTCGGAATCATCATCATGGGAAGCTAGGGGAATACGGTAAGTATGGGCAAGTTGAACTAATTGTTCTACCTGTTCATATCCCTCATCTCGCTGTTCTTGTACTTGGATGATAAATTCTTTGATTTCTTCCTCAGACATAGATATTCGTCGCCGTAAACCATTGAGATATCGGCTTAAGATTTGCTCATTTCCAGCAGGTGGTAAATGATCGTTAATCGACAAAAGTTGAACGCGACCAGATATTAGCCAATCACATAACTCTTGATGCCCTTTGGTATTTGCTTCTTCGTGCCTAATATGAATTCGATGATTGCAAT
It encodes the following:
- a CDS encoding DUF6875 domain-containing protein encodes the protein MQLYTPLEIEQLQEDEDLPHFIEIVEWTKNFLGRPHPHLGRPGAVCPFVPHSLRTNSIRLAVIHTKDLYPEQIENIVKRYRDIFLEIDVKEQELTISKAFLLIFPDIHIDEAPQLIDSVQQKLKPLFVESGLMIGEFHKRNESSGLHNPNFRPLRSPIPLLAIRFMVEADLPFLQSPADPHLRIRYLEAYLKRFGHKFTDETRFKAAYQALALAKEEVEAENLVTY
- the phnM gene encoding phosphonate metabolism protein PhnM, with protein sequence MNEQVYTNYRLQLPHEEVLGTLVVRDGLIADIQPEVVTHGLNGQGDYLMPGLIELHTDNLERCVSPRPGIRWPLEAAAVYHDRDLASAGVTTVCDAIAIGDIAVGSPRLTNFAPMIDVISRGQKAGRFCVEHRIHLRCELAYDKVYEITAEYADNPLLSMISLMDHTPGQRQFIRLDKFKQYYIGKHGATPQEIDDFIVIRQQQQQIYAQKNRKALVEMTKTKGISLASHDDATVEHVQEAVQDGVVLAEFPTTLEAAKTAHSLGLQVLMGAPNLVLGGSHSGNVSAMELVLQNLVDVISSDYVPQSLLQAIFLVADKTGKPIYEAMRVFTSNPAKAIHLFGDRGSLELGKRADFITIHNDGVVPRLTSTISQGRRVA
- a CDS encoding alpha/beta hydrolase codes for the protein MARSWESLKKVGGFLCAIALTQFGTNTCAKAAETVVVRFGLFTESISLADLQKAAKTGEFPGSLQPYTKRLSQEQRQFFLGALNMNLPLNVVTVNGLVNTQIGTSILNDLATALARKDTAGVQALRAGLILGSTAPQGLSILSFIAAYPSKRLEIDVPQAFKVAGSLNTAFWRTQQFMLAIAPQLDLLTPQPGTPQIAFPSDPSQPGTAQVEILKLDLNDQKHNRKIPVDVYWSVAVTSDKPVIVFSHGFGSVRTDLRYLAEHLASHGYVVAALEHPGSNATNVDSALQGKNRVVKPEEFLRRPQDISFVLDELEKLNQTANNPLAGKLATTKAMVVGYSFGGGTALAIAGGELQLERLKQRCKKNLAILSLGEAMQCIAQELPENSYQLQDTRIKGAIALNPTTSLMFGETGLSKVKVPTLILAGSADKTTPALTEQVVGFDKIPSPKWLVGVVGGTHLSVKDPSTTMDQIGKPNTPISGGEVVGEQAADVRKLVKALALSFAAQLTPEAKNYAVFLTSDYANFTSTPAFPFRLITQIPPNAMAVVKKFVEK
- the phnL gene encoding phosphonate C-P lyase system protein PhnL — its product is MQSLTVNHHPPANISPNTVLQVEHLRKGFTLHQQGSVRLSVLEGLSLSVNTGECVALSGSSGSGKSTLMRCLYGNYRADSGSIWVKHGGNWVDLCQLLPHELLAVRQQTIGYVSQFLRVIPRVPALEVAAEPLLELGVKTEVAFDKVKELFHRLNLPERLWKLSPTTFSGGEKQRVNIARALCVNYPILLLDEPTSALDTTNRQVVMELLAEHKAAGCALVGIFHDQEVQMQLCNRQLNFDKDKGLANSEF
- a CDS encoding sensor histidine kinase, producing the protein MRKQLSYSRTWFYPDEEIKLAVQVIYTRKSLINEDAQSDGITTSQVPLIKITISNSGVIIPQIEQSQTFEPFYRITDNDFWKNGGTGLGLALVKKLVEYLQGTIEVKSIQGWTRFTVLLPLNASSLSN
- a CDS encoding M28 family peptidase: MKKWMWLMVLVLMTVAVVGSRGSTFFGQPPSSEIVQSMRVETPEPQPESKEVDSTLQVSTQRLLAHIEKLNFQRYTTTERSRTRTYITTELKKFGWKPKLEKFSDGVNIFAERVGTSIAAKAILVGAHYDTVASSPGADDNASGIAVMLEVARLLGSRPTPRTLQLAFFDQEEVGLLGSQAFVSKTARLQNLGGAIVMDMVGYACYTAGCQKYPAGLPISPPSDKGDFLVVVGDTEHLPLLNAFQNSQNISPTALGKQESNLPAVLTLPIPLKGLLTPDTLRSDHAPFWYQGVGAVLVTDTANLRTPHYHQPSDVPATIERSFFTGAAQIVVNTTTALLQKNEVLQTQPAS
- a CDS encoding urease accessory protein UreH domain-containing protein; protein product: MVDLLPIAILGFLGSFGHCFGMCGPLTVAFSLSHQPKIPHTASRGRTSTLEKRDTWQQQLKFHILLNLGRMLSYALVGAGIGALGSVLLQGGQLAGVGSDFRRWMAIITGVMLIWFGLRQIKPDLLPPIPVLHPLLKGSLHDRLSTGMVKLSLKTKWWTPLLLGMTWGLMPCGFLYAAQIKAAETANLWMGGATMLAFGLGTLPIMLGVGVSTSLVSKDRRSQLFRLGGWVTLAIGAITLLRTGDTMVDYTGHAALFCLILALIARPISGLWASPLRYRRALGVGAFVLSVVHTVHMIEHSLQWNFAAFSFLPPEFQWGMAAGAVALILMSPAAFTSWESLQKSLGKRWRQIHLLGVPALLLSAIHAVLIGSHYLGSIQSTWGNKLAAVLMGIITLGVLLVRSRFFWSKLAVEKFYVPPIKSR